A portion of the Myxococcaceae bacterium JPH2 genome contains these proteins:
- a CDS encoding phytase has protein sequence MRIPSSLLAVPVLFASASSLAQPVTLPWSLQTQPAVTGTNTIQDVAIWVNPSVPANSLLLTADTQNGLLTYGLDGGAQQVYAAEGIVSSVDVHEGFPLGTTSQSLVVTANPSLNGLVAYVIDPATRTLRRVSPVMDQAHGYNTVRLYRSPNTGSFFAFAGAQDGTLRQLQLQAVSDGGVEATPVRDFGNVGTGVAGAVADDLAGALYVTRSGQGIFRFAAEPDAGTAGMRVVDPALLSAQAGRLALYSASSTDGYLLVADTGAGTFDVFDRRSLASVGSFRLDQDGGVDAVDSPRALAVYPGALGSVFPEGLFVAHDAIHAPADNLKLVSWGTVARAFSPPLRIATQLPPGDGGVGDGGVDGGTGGTTQPGGNGPVGGFPSVPRDEGSGCSCGTTSVPGATLLALLAMALWGRSRARRS, from the coding sequence ATGCGCATTCCCTCGTCACTTCTCGCCGTGCCTGTGCTCTTCGCGAGCGCCTCGTCGCTGGCCCAGCCCGTCACGTTGCCTTGGTCGTTACAGACCCAGCCCGCGGTGACGGGAACGAACACCATCCAGGACGTCGCCATCTGGGTGAATCCGAGTGTGCCGGCGAACAGCCTGCTGCTGACGGCCGACACGCAGAACGGATTGTTGACGTATGGATTGGACGGCGGGGCGCAGCAGGTCTACGCGGCGGAGGGAATCGTCTCCAGCGTGGACGTGCACGAGGGTTTCCCTCTGGGGACGACGTCGCAGTCCCTGGTGGTGACGGCCAATCCCAGCCTCAACGGGTTGGTGGCCTACGTCATCGACCCCGCGACGCGCACGCTGCGCCGCGTGTCGCCGGTGATGGATCAGGCCCACGGGTACAACACGGTCCGGCTCTATCGCAGCCCCAACACGGGCAGCTTCTTCGCCTTCGCGGGCGCGCAGGACGGCACCCTGCGGCAGCTTCAACTCCAGGCCGTCAGTGACGGTGGGGTGGAGGCGACCCCGGTGCGTGACTTCGGCAACGTGGGCACGGGGGTGGCGGGCGCGGTGGCGGATGACCTCGCGGGAGCGCTCTACGTGACGCGCTCGGGGCAGGGCATCTTCCGCTTCGCCGCGGAGCCTGACGCGGGCACCGCCGGGATGCGCGTGGTGGACCCCGCGTTGCTGTCCGCGCAGGCGGGGCGCCTGGCGCTGTACTCGGCGTCCTCGACGGACGGCTACCTGCTGGTCGCGGACACGGGCGCGGGGACGTTCGACGTGTTCGACCGCCGCTCGCTCGCGAGCGTGGGGAGCTTCCGGTTGGACCAGGACGGCGGCGTGGACGCGGTGGACTCGCCTCGGGCGCTGGCTGTGTATCCAGGCGCGCTGGGCAGCGTGTTCCCCGAGGGGCTCTTCGTCGCGCATGACGCCATCCACGCGCCCGCGGACAACCTCAAGCTGGTGTCGTGGGGCACCGTGGCGCGGGCCTTCTCGCCGCCGCTGCGCATCGCCACGCAGCTGCCTCCGGGGGATGGCGGAGTGGGGGATGGTGGCGTGGACGGGGGCACCGGCGGCACCACCCAGCCAGGAGGCAATGGCCCCGTGGGCGGCTTCCCCTCCGTCCCTCGGGACGAGGGCAGCGGCTGCTCATGCGGTACGACCTCGGTGCCGGGCGCCACGCTGCTGGCCTTGCTGGCGATGGCGCTGTGGGGGCGGAGTCGCGCGCGTCGGAGCTGA